One window of the Bos mutus isolate GX-2022 chromosome X, NWIPB_WYAK_1.1, whole genome shotgun sequence genome contains the following:
- the BRWD3 gene encoding bromodomain and WD repeat-containing protein 3 isoform X7 gives MAAAPTQIEAELYYLIARFLQSGPCNKSAQVLVQELEEHQLIPRRLDWEGREHRRSFEDLVAANAHIPPDYLLKICERIGPLLDKEIPQSVPGVQTLLGVGRQSLLRDAKDCKSTLWNGSAFAALHRGRPPELPVNYVKPPNVA, from the exons ATGGCGGCGGCACCTACCCAGATCGAAGCCG AGCTGTATTACCTGATCGCTAGATTCTTGCAATCCGGACCCTGCAACAAATCCGCTCAg GTGCTAGTGCAGGAACTCGAGGAGCATCAG CTTATTCCGCGCCGCTTAGACTGGGAGGGGAGAGAGCACCGAAGAAGCTTCGAGGATCTG GTGGCAGCCAATGCACACATTCCTCCAGACTACCTCCTTAAAATTTGTGAGCGGATTGGTCCCTTACTAGATAAGGAGATCCCTCAGAGTGTTCCTGGGGTACAGACATTACTCGGTGTTGGTCGGCAGTCTCTGTTAAGGGATGCCAAAG ACTGTAAGAGTACACTATGGAATGGCTCTGCTTTTGCAGCTCTACATAGAGGCAGACCTCCAGAACTACCTGTAAATTATGTGAAACCTCCAAATGTGG